One genomic segment of Virgibacillus doumboii includes these proteins:
- the fliJ gene encoding flagellar export protein FliJ has protein sequence MAGTVALSKILHVRESEKKDAQKAYQQSIDFFEEIATQLYNLLRKKEIAEESYESYLGQTTAIDKIREQVAYIETLNKQIMQLQHEVQNARNEMETKHGNLTSAHVEVKKFEKIIEHRNQENEELLKKNEKAIMDEASIQQYLNQKNG, from the coding sequence ATGGCTGGAACAGTTGCATTATCGAAAATTTTACATGTACGTGAAAGTGAAAAGAAAGATGCACAAAAAGCGTATCAACAATCCATTGATTTTTTTGAGGAAATTGCTACACAGTTATATAACCTGCTGAGAAAAAAAGAAATAGCCGAGGAATCATATGAAAGTTATCTGGGTCAAACTACGGCAATTGATAAAATCAGAGAGCAGGTTGCATATATTGAAACGTTGAATAAGCAAATTATGCAGTTGCAGCACGAGGTGCAAAACGCCAGAAATGAAATGGAAACGAAACATGGGAACTTAACCAGTGCTCATGTTGAAGTAAAGAAGTTTGAAAAGATAATTGAACATCGAAATCAGGAGAATGAAGAACTTCTTAAAAAGAATGAGAAAGCAATAATGGATGAAGCTTCGATTCAGCAATATTTAAACCAGAAAAATGGGTGA
- the flgD gene encoding flagellar hook assembly protein FlgD has product MPTIDPSLYLSNQPSTVRTPSPDLGKDDFLKILMTQLQHQDPTSPMKNTEFISQMASFSSLEQMMNMTKSIDRLVQSQTVSPILQYSHMIGKEVSYQAYDEETGEKLDIETSNVIAVSQHEGWAVLELESGEKIYADSITQVSDPNASTATGKSGDDLGPSPDEGSE; this is encoded by the coding sequence GTGCCAACGATAGATCCGTCACTCTATTTAAGTAATCAACCATCAACTGTACGGACACCAAGCCCGGATCTGGGTAAAGATGATTTTTTGAAAATATTGATGACCCAACTGCAGCATCAGGATCCAACAAGTCCGATGAAGAACACCGAATTCATATCACAAATGGCATCATTTTCATCGCTTGAACAAATGATGAACATGACAAAATCCATCGACAGACTGGTGCAAAGTCAGACGGTATCACCAATTCTCCAATACAGCCACATGATAGGTAAGGAAGTTTCCTACCAAGCGTATGACGAGGAAACCGGCGAAAAGCTGGATATTGAAACGAGTAATGTAATTGCGGTGAGTCAACATGAAGGCTGGGCTGTTCTGGAACTTGAAAGTGGTGAAAAGATTTATGCTGATTCTATCACACAGGTAAGTGATCCAAATGCAAGTACAGCCACTGGCAAAAGTGGCGACGATTTAGGTCCGAGTCCTGATGAAGGAAGTGAGTAA
- the flgG gene encoding flagellar basal body rod protein FlgG produces the protein MLRSMYAGISGMKGFQTKLDVIGNNIANVNTVGFKKGRVTFQDMMSQMSSGAQGPTATRGGVNPAQIGLGSQTGSIDNIHTQGFRQTTNRTLDFQLEGDGMFVVASDIVRDDQNGFVPNNTNEIDLISLEDSNVSYTRAGNFYLDTNGNVVNPDGLYLMGYAADDSGNIQEGNISALNIPEDAQSFSVQTNGIVNYIDANGNNRVAGQVALANFSNPGGLQKAGSNLYLNTPNAGLVENDNNGLVAPETDGSASIVSGALEMSNVDLASAFTEMITAQRGFQANTRIITTSDEILQELVNLKR, from the coding sequence ATGTTACGTTCAATGTACGCAGGTATTTCCGGAATGAAAGGATTTCAGACAAAGTTAGATGTTATTGGTAACAATATTGCCAATGTGAATACGGTAGGTTTTAAGAAAGGCCGAGTAACCTTCCAGGATATGATGAGTCAAATGTCATCAGGTGCACAGGGGCCAACCGCTACACGTGGCGGTGTTAACCCGGCACAGATTGGTTTAGGTTCACAGACAGGGTCAATCGATAACATTCATACACAAGGCTTTCGTCAGACAACAAACAGAACGCTCGATTTTCAGCTTGAGGGCGATGGGATGTTTGTTGTTGCGAGTGATATTGTAAGGGATGATCAGAATGGTTTTGTACCAAATAATACTAACGAAATCGATTTAATTAGCTTAGAAGACTCAAACGTTTCTTACACACGTGCGGGTAATTTTTATCTGGATACAAATGGAAATGTTGTGAATCCTGATGGACTATACCTTATGGGTTATGCCGCAGATGATTCAGGTAATATCCAGGAGGGGAACATTTCTGCATTAAATATCCCTGAAGATGCCCAAAGCTTTAGTGTTCAAACAAATGGTATCGTGAATTATATTGATGCAAATGGCAATAATCGAGTAGCAGGACAAGTTGCTTTAGCTAACTTTTCCAATCCCGGTGGCCTTCAAAAGGCTGGAAGCAATTTATATTTGAATACTCCCAATGCCGGATTGGTTGAAAACGATAATAATGGTTTAGTTGCCCCTGAAACAGATGGTTCAGCATCCATAGTCAGCGGTGCTCTCGAAATGTCCAATGTTGACCTTGCTTCAGCATTTACCGAGATGATTACTGCACAGCGTGGTTTCCAGGCAAATACGAGAATCATTACAACATCAGATGAAATTCTGCAGGAGCTTGTAAATCTAAAACGATAG
- the fliF gene encoding flagellar basal-body MS-ring/collar protein FliF: MKEKLMKFKDTASSFWTKRTKSQKGIFIGSAALVVVLMLALLLFSFNSKFVPLYNNLSLQEVGQIKAELDARGIPYELESGGTTITVPEGNVNALLVDLAGQGIPNSGNIDYSFFSENASWGITDNEFSMIKLDAMQTELANLMKGVEGINDAKVMINMPEEPVFVSESSQKASASIVINTQPGYEFKGNQINSLYHLVSKAVPNLPPENIAIMNQYFEYYDKDSKNGPANQDVYTYQQNVKQDIEKNIRRRLQQMLGAMVGRDNVIVSVTADVDFTQENRVEELVEPVDVENMEGLPVSIERVQETYEGNPPVGGTTGTGDEDIANYQAAEEGNNGEYELSKETVNNEYNRIRKEIVESPYKIRDLGIQVAVDEIKGKENGEVQYLTAQEQETVTNGISSILNSIVSTSINGEYGEVQPEEKISIVFQEFSESINSPQPTTPVIPLWMYITGGILLAIIIVLIIILFRSRKTEEEEAVEETVPSEPGVEVPEIGDKPETESSARRKQLERMAKEKPEEFAKLLRSWISDD; this comes from the coding sequence ATGAAGGAAAAATTAATGAAATTTAAAGATACGGCTTCATCTTTTTGGACCAAGCGAACAAAAAGCCAAAAAGGTATATTTATCGGTTCGGCAGCACTGGTTGTTGTGTTGATGCTGGCTCTTTTACTTTTTTCGTTTAATTCTAAATTTGTACCGCTATACAATAATTTATCATTGCAGGAAGTTGGTCAAATAAAAGCTGAATTAGATGCAAGAGGAATCCCATATGAACTGGAAAGTGGCGGAACAACTATTACTGTGCCTGAAGGTAATGTGAACGCATTGCTCGTTGATCTTGCGGGACAGGGAATACCGAACAGCGGTAATATTGATTATTCGTTTTTCAGTGAGAATGCCTCCTGGGGTATTACTGATAATGAATTCAGCATGATAAAGCTGGATGCGATGCAAACAGAGCTGGCGAATTTAATGAAAGGTGTCGAAGGTATTAACGATGCAAAAGTAATGATCAATATGCCTGAAGAGCCGGTCTTTGTCAGTGAATCATCACAAAAAGCAAGCGCTTCTATCGTAATAAATACGCAACCAGGTTACGAATTTAAAGGGAATCAGATCAATTCCCTGTATCATTTGGTATCAAAGGCAGTACCTAATCTGCCTCCGGAAAATATCGCTATCATGAACCAGTATTTCGAATACTATGATAAAGATTCCAAAAATGGACCTGCTAACCAGGATGTATATACATATCAACAAAATGTTAAGCAGGACATCGAAAAGAATATACGGCGAAGATTACAACAGATGCTCGGAGCTATGGTTGGAAGAGACAACGTAATTGTTTCCGTCACAGCTGATGTAGATTTCACACAGGAAAATCGTGTTGAAGAGCTTGTTGAACCGGTAGATGTTGAAAATATGGAAGGGCTTCCTGTAAGTATAGAAAGAGTTCAGGAAACGTATGAAGGGAATCCGCCGGTTGGAGGAACAACAGGAACTGGTGATGAAGACATCGCAAACTATCAGGCTGCTGAAGAAGGTAATAATGGCGAATACGAGTTATCTAAAGAAACGGTTAACAATGAGTACAACCGCATTCGCAAAGAGATAGTTGAAAGCCCTTATAAGATCCGTGATTTGGGTATACAGGTAGCGGTTGATGAAATAAAAGGGAAAGAAAATGGTGAAGTTCAATATTTAACAGCACAGGAGCAGGAAACTGTGACGAACGGGATTTCATCGATATTAAATTCCATTGTCAGCACTTCAATTAATGGTGAGTATGGAGAAGTCCAGCCTGAAGAAAAGATTTCTATTGTGTTCCAGGAATTCAGTGAGAGTATAAATTCACCGCAACCGACTACACCAGTAATTCCATTATGGATGTATATTACCGGTGGTATCTTACTGGCAATCATCATAGTACTGATAATTATACTGTTCCGAAGCAGGAAAACCGAAGAAGAGGAAGCAGTGGAGGAAACAGTACCTTCAGAGCCTGGTGTGGAAGTGCCTGAAATTGGTGATAAACCAGAAACTGAATCTTCTGCTCGAAGAAAACAATTGGAAAGAATGGCGAAAGAAAAACCGGAAGAATTCGCCAAATTGCTTAGAAGTTGGATTTCGGATGATTAA
- a CDS encoding TIGR02530 family flagellar biosynthesis protein gives MDHRIHQLNQHHSMPLPNVKKPDHKSETASFKDVLAGVQELKVSKHAQERLTERNITINEKQWQEISQKMVEAKQKGVTDSLVLTDDAALLVSAKNNTVVTAMNKAEATSRIFTNINGTILINE, from the coding sequence ATGGATCACCGTATACATCAATTAAACCAGCATCACTCTATGCCATTGCCTAATGTGAAGAAACCTGATCATAAAAGTGAAACAGCCAGCTTTAAAGATGTATTGGCCGGTGTTCAGGAACTAAAAGTCAGTAAACATGCGCAAGAAAGATTAACGGAAAGAAATATCACAATCAATGAAAAACAGTGGCAGGAAATTTCACAGAAAATGGTTGAGGCGAAACAAAAAGGTGTAACTGATTCACTTGTTCTTACAGATGATGCGGCGCTGCTGGTAAGTGCTAAAAATAATACAGTTGTAACAGCGATGAATAAAGCAGAAGCGACAAGCAGAATTTTTACAAATATTAATGGAACCATTTTAATAAACGAATAG
- a CDS encoding flagellar FlbD family protein, with the protein MIKLTRLNGEVFTLNAIMIEQIQSHPDTTITLMNGKKLVVRDAESDVTALVTDYYRKIGLNGWFNEAGDVNEQ; encoded by the coding sequence ATGATAAAGCTTACAAGGCTGAATGGGGAAGTTTTTACATTAAACGCAATTATGATTGAGCAGATTCAATCACATCCGGATACGACAATTACATTAATGAATGGTAAAAAACTTGTTGTCAGAGACGCTGAATCCGATGTTACAGCTTTAGTGACAGATTATTACCGGAAGATTGGATTAAATGGATGGTTTAATGAGGCAGGTGATGTAAATGAGCAGTAG
- the fliL gene encoding flagellar basal body-associated protein FliL, whose protein sequence is MSSRLGKTMLTSLAILLLAGVAALIIVLNFTGDKNSGSAQSIDEIVENSYKTSEITTDLQNGSFVRIQFQIITDSKDAKEEVQKREFQLKNILIKELSKMSEEDFKTGLSNLEDVVQLELNKVMTEGNITEVYTVNKILQ, encoded by the coding sequence ATGAGCAGTAGACTGGGTAAAACAATGCTGACTTCTTTAGCAATACTTTTACTGGCAGGTGTAGCTGCGCTTATTATCGTGTTAAATTTTACAGGTGATAAAAACAGCGGCAGCGCCCAATCAATTGATGAGATTGTGGAAAACTCGTACAAGACATCAGAAATTACTACCGATTTACAAAATGGGAGTTTTGTACGAATTCAATTTCAAATTATAACGGACAGCAAGGATGCCAAGGAAGAAGTCCAAAAGCGGGAATTTCAGCTGAAAAACATTTTAATAAAAGAACTTTCCAAAATGAGTGAAGAAGATTTTAAGACAGGGTTATCCAATTTGGAAGATGTTGTTCAGTTGGAACTGAATAAGGTTATGACAGAAGGCAATATTACCGAAGTTTACACAGTTAATAAAATTTTGCAGTAG
- the fliG gene encoding flagellar motor switch protein FliG — MARQTELTGKQKAAILLISLGPDVSAQVYKHLSEEEIEKLSLEISSVKKVESGTKEDVLDQFHQIALAQDYISQGGIGYAKTVLEKAFGQQEATSIIERLTSSLQVRPFDFARKADAQQVLNFIQNEHPQTIALVLSYLDSEQAGQILSELPQEMQAEVAKRIATMDSTSPEIISQVEQVLERKISSSLTEDYTQTGGIQAVVEVLNGVDRSTERTILDTLEIQDPELAEEIKKRMFVFEDIVVLDNRAIQRVIREVENEDLRLSLKVASDEVKEVVFKNMSQRMAETFKEEMEFMGPVRLRDVEEAQTRIVGAIRRLEEIGEIVIARGGGDDIIV; from the coding sequence ATGGCTAGACAAACAGAACTTACAGGCAAACAAAAAGCAGCAATTCTCTTAATCTCCCTGGGTCCGGATGTATCAGCACAAGTTTACAAGCATTTGTCGGAGGAAGAAATTGAAAAGTTGAGTCTGGAAATTTCTTCAGTCAAAAAAGTGGAATCAGGTACGAAAGAGGATGTGCTTGATCAATTCCACCAAATTGCATTAGCACAGGATTACATTTCACAAGGTGGAATCGGCTATGCCAAAACAGTTCTTGAAAAGGCATTTGGACAACAGGAAGCAACTAGTATTATCGAACGCCTTACATCATCATTACAGGTTAGACCTTTTGATTTTGCACGCAAAGCAGATGCACAGCAGGTATTGAATTTTATTCAAAATGAACATCCGCAAACAATTGCGCTTGTATTATCCTATTTGGACTCAGAACAGGCTGGCCAGATTTTATCCGAGCTGCCGCAGGAAATGCAGGCTGAAGTCGCCAAACGAATCGCAACAATGGATTCCACCTCACCTGAAATTATCAGTCAGGTGGAACAAGTGCTGGAACGCAAAATATCTTCGTCACTCACTGAGGACTACACACAAACAGGTGGTATTCAGGCTGTCGTAGAAGTGCTGAATGGGGTTGACCGCAGTACAGAAAGAACGATACTTGATACACTCGAAATACAGGACCCTGAGTTGGCAGAAGAAATCAAAAAACGCATGTTTGTCTTTGAAGATATTGTTGTACTTGACAATCGTGCCATCCAGCGGGTTATCCGGGAAGTGGAAAATGAAGATCTCAGACTTTCACTTAAAGTTGCCAGTGATGAAGTTAAAGAAGTTGTCTTTAAAAACATGTCCCAGCGAATGGCCGAAACGTTCAAGGAAGAAATGGAATTTATGGGTCCAGTCCGTTTACGTGACGTTGAAGAAGCACAGACAAGAATTGTTGGAGCAATCCGCCGCCTCGAGGAAATTGGTGAAATTGTCATAGCCCGTGGTGGAGGTGACGACATTATTGTCTAA
- the fliE gene encoding flagellar hook-basal body complex protein FliE has protein sequence MNPLVSGVSQPLIPNSDINKTSNITTPGEAQHNFAESLKAAIEHVNDAQVASDKKTEALAKGQIDNLHDVMITAQKASITLETSVQIQKKVIDAYNQIMRMQI, from the coding sequence ATGAATCCTTTGGTTAGTGGAGTTTCACAACCCTTAATTCCCAATTCTGATATCAATAAAACATCAAACATAACTACACCAGGTGAAGCACAACATAATTTTGCAGAGTCATTAAAAGCGGCAATTGAACATGTCAACGATGCCCAAGTTGCTTCAGATAAGAAAACAGAAGCATTGGCAAAAGGGCAAATTGATAATCTGCATGATGTGATGATTACAGCCCAGAAAGCTAGCATAACGCTTGAAACCTCTGTCCAGATTCAAAAGAAAGTCATTGATGCATATAACCAAATTATGCGAATGCAAATATAA
- the fliH gene encoding flagellar assembly protein FliH produces MSNIYSNHSSTLKAKQIKVRPIMADIQDNSTSSDESQEDTRNNVLADIEQAKEELQKIKEQQSTLVDQTNAQIEEAKENWKTEKQQYIEEAKETGYKEGFELGKQESLDQYKQLIKDANKIVESATKDYHSTIEQSEETILELAVHVAEKIIKKDLSSNPETFITIVNTAVREVKNQPKVSIFVHPDHYNLVMQQKEEISRLAGKETNLSIYVNEDLEEDSCFIEHPFGRIDCSIDTQLEELRKVLLESSMESSQ; encoded by the coding sequence TTGTCTAACATTTATTCAAATCACTCAAGTACATTGAAGGCTAAACAAATAAAAGTAAGACCGATTATGGCAGATATTCAGGACAATTCTACTTCATCAGATGAATCTCAGGAAGATACACGTAACAATGTCCTGGCTGATATCGAGCAAGCAAAAGAAGAACTGCAAAAGATAAAGGAACAGCAATCAACCCTTGTCGATCAAACGAATGCTCAGATAGAAGAGGCAAAAGAAAACTGGAAAACAGAAAAACAGCAATATATCGAAGAGGCTAAAGAAACAGGTTATAAAGAAGGGTTTGAACTCGGAAAACAGGAAAGTCTTGATCAATACAAGCAGTTAATAAAGGATGCAAACAAAATTGTGGAATCCGCAACGAAAGATTATCATTCTACGATTGAACAAAGTGAAGAAACAATTTTGGAGCTTGCTGTACACGTTGCAGAAAAAATCATAAAAAAAGATTTAAGCAGCAATCCGGAAACTTTTATCACAATCGTCAATACAGCTGTCAGGGAAGTTAAAAACCAACCGAAAGTTTCCATTTTTGTACACCCGGATCATTATAATCTGGTTATGCAGCAGAAAGAGGAAATCTCCCGTCTTGCAGGAAAAGAAACAAACCTGTCTATTTACGTAAATGAGGATTTAGAGGAAGACAGTTGTTTCATTGAACATCCGTTTGGACGGATTGACTGCAGTATTGATACACAACTGGAGGAACTACGAAAAGTTCTGCTTGAAAGCAGTATGGAGAGTAGCCAATGA
- the fliI gene encoding flagellar protein export ATPase FliI codes for MTLAKYFDAIDKADTLKRYGMVLRVVGLMIESQGPEANIGEVCLIHSSSNKKPVLSEVVGFNKEKIILMPYGQVTEIGPGCLVESTGGALSVKIGRGLVGKVVDSLGNSLDNSKLPKGLSNYLTEQSPPNPLSRAPISEPIQVGVKSIDSLLTVGKGQRIGIFAGSGVGKSTLLGMIARNSSADINVIALIGERGREVREFLESDLGVEGLKKSIVVVATSDQPALMRIKGAYTATAISEYFRDQGFQVNLMMDSVTRVAMAQREVGLATGEPPTTKGYTPSVFALLPKLLERTGTSEHGTITAFYTVLVDGDDMNEPIADTVRGILDGHFILDRKLAEQGHFPAINILKSISRVMPQITSNEHRETAQVIRSLMATYEENNELIQIGAYKRGTNQEIDKAISYHPKIQAYLKQDIFEYHTLEDSIVLMQKLLNGGI; via the coding sequence ATGACATTAGCAAAATATTTCGATGCAATTGATAAGGCTGATACGTTAAAACGCTATGGAATGGTTTTGCGGGTTGTAGGTCTCATGATCGAGTCACAGGGGCCGGAAGCAAATATTGGTGAAGTTTGCCTGATTCATAGCTCTAGTAATAAAAAACCTGTCCTAAGTGAAGTCGTTGGTTTTAATAAAGAAAAAATTATCCTTATGCCGTATGGGCAAGTAACCGAAATCGGACCGGGTTGTCTGGTAGAGTCCACAGGTGGGGCCTTGTCGGTAAAAATTGGACGCGGTCTGGTCGGAAAAGTGGTTGATTCACTGGGGAATAGCTTGGATAACTCGAAGCTTCCTAAAGGATTATCCAATTATTTAACCGAACAGTCACCGCCAAATCCACTATCACGCGCTCCCATCTCAGAACCGATTCAAGTGGGAGTCAAATCAATAGATTCATTATTGACGGTAGGAAAGGGACAGCGAATCGGAATTTTTGCAGGTAGTGGTGTTGGTAAAAGTACATTGCTTGGGATGATTGCCCGTAACAGCAGTGCAGATATAAATGTCATCGCCCTAATTGGAGAGCGGGGAAGGGAAGTCAGGGAGTTCCTTGAAAGTGATCTTGGCGTAGAGGGTTTGAAAAAATCTATTGTAGTGGTGGCAACGTCCGATCAACCGGCCTTAATGCGAATTAAAGGAGCATATACCGCTACAGCGATTAGTGAATACTTTCGGGACCAGGGCTTTCAGGTGAACCTGATGATGGACTCTGTTACACGGGTGGCGATGGCGCAAAGGGAAGTTGGTCTTGCTACAGGTGAACCGCCAACAACGAAGGGTTATACACCTTCTGTATTCGCCTTACTACCCAAGTTACTCGAACGAACAGGAACAAGCGAACATGGTACAATTACAGCTTTTTACACCGTACTGGTTGATGGTGATGATATGAACGAGCCTATTGCTGACACTGTACGCGGCATATTGGATGGGCATTTCATACTGGACCGGAAGCTGGCTGAGCAGGGACACTTTCCTGCGATCAACATATTAAAGTCTATCAGCAGGGTAATGCCACAAATTACCAGCAATGAGCATAGGGAAACAGCTCAGGTTATCAGGTCACTGATGGCTACATATGAAGAAAATAATGAATTAATTCAGATAGGTGCGTATAAACGGGGTACGAATCAGGAAATTGATAAAGCAATTTCATATCACCCTAAAATACAGGCGTATTTGAAACAGGATATATTTGAATATCATACGTTGGAAGATTCCATTGTTCTGATGCAAAAGCTGCTTAATGGAGGGATTTGA
- the flgC gene encoding flagellar basal body rod protein FlgC codes for MSIFNAINTSASALTAQRLRMDVVSSNIANAQSTRATINENGEFEPYRRKMVVMEPTGQSFKSFLHNASANSTSSQGSGVKVSEIVEDESPFKVVYNPNHPDANEAGYVEMPNVDPLKEMVDLMSATRSYEANITSLNASKNMLLKALEIGR; via the coding sequence ATGTCGATATTTAATGCCATAAACACGAGTGCCAGTGCGTTAACGGCTCAGAGGCTGCGTATGGATGTCGTTTCTTCCAACATCGCAAATGCACAATCAACTAGAGCTACAATCAATGAAAATGGCGAATTCGAACCATATCGAAGGAAGATGGTTGTTATGGAGCCGACTGGACAGAGTTTTAAATCTTTTTTACATAATGCTAGTGCTAATTCGACATCGAGCCAGGGAAGCGGAGTGAAAGTATCCGAAATTGTTGAGGATGAGTCGCCATTTAAAGTGGTATATAACCCGAATCATCCGGATGCAAATGAAGCCGGATATGTTGAAATGCCGAATGTCGATCCATTAAAGGAAATGGTGGATTTGATGAGTGCAACACGTTCGTATGAAGCAAATATTACTTCGTTGAATGCGAGTAAAAACATGCTGTTAAAAGCGTTGGAAATAGGAAGATAG
- a CDS encoding flagellar hook-length control protein FliK: MNAIGMIFQQVMLTKGNLPQHSSKGMPADKQTVFQNLITSLNAGVIKNNQNETQVKMTLINMLMSSSKIKQLAGTEISKEHAMKILEGIFSSIATGQGNSASEEALKILEDTFGSIVMKQDSQTTKEAVQALAKIMEKVAAGQGSKAEVSTNSEMNATQLVFFNQAAPEIMNDKTLQKQLEGLLAKAEKLISQITDQKSLTKTAPALLKLLEQWSALEKKFNTQSNMVPGSLQNNSKEQAIWKELLQAYQKRNQLAVKQQYNTSAKVTTTDVTKWLQHAVSNQAKMDSTTAQQSMTFTSSVPLSKVEQYAIHMNQNQTTQQAGQQLIEQFQKVMKTSRFLTMQNGTSQLNITLRPENLGDMMVKLTQINGEMTVKIMVTSHAAKEMLEANMHQLKNMFSPQQVVVEKQEVTSQQAQSYQSEQEEQSMDGQDQGDSNHSEQNDDNHSDEDFESQFQKALMNEKV; encoded by the coding sequence TTGAATGCGATCGGAATGATTTTTCAACAGGTTATGCTGACAAAAGGTAACTTGCCACAACATTCCAGCAAGGGTATGCCGGCAGATAAACAGACAGTTTTCCAGAATCTTATAACCAGCTTAAATGCAGGCGTTATTAAAAATAATCAAAATGAAACACAAGTAAAGATGACCCTGATAAACATGTTAATGTCTTCCAGTAAGATTAAACAGCTAGCAGGTACTGAAATATCAAAGGAACATGCAATGAAAATACTGGAAGGAATATTCAGCAGTATTGCAACAGGGCAAGGTAATTCAGCGTCAGAAGAAGCACTTAAAATTCTGGAAGATACATTTGGCAGTATTGTCATGAAACAGGATAGTCAGACAACGAAAGAAGCAGTACAAGCGCTGGCGAAGATAATGGAGAAAGTGGCTGCAGGTCAGGGAAGTAAAGCAGAAGTGTCAACTAATTCAGAAATGAATGCCACACAACTTGTTTTTTTCAATCAGGCAGCACCTGAAATAATGAATGACAAGACACTTCAAAAGCAGTTAGAAGGTTTATTAGCTAAAGCAGAAAAACTGATATCACAAATTACCGACCAAAAAAGTTTGACAAAAACTGCACCGGCATTATTGAAATTACTGGAGCAATGGAGTGCATTGGAGAAAAAGTTTAATACGCAATCAAACATGGTCCCGGGTTCATTGCAGAATAACAGTAAAGAGCAGGCAATATGGAAAGAACTTTTACAAGCGTATCAAAAAAGAAATCAGCTTGCAGTGAAACAACAGTATAATACCAGTGCAAAAGTGACAACTACCGATGTAACAAAATGGCTTCAGCATGCAGTGAGTAATCAGGCGAAAATGGATTCAACAACTGCACAGCAGTCCATGACATTTACATCATCGGTACCATTATCGAAAGTTGAACAGTATGCTATCCATATGAACCAGAACCAAACCACCCAACAAGCTGGTCAACAACTGATTGAACAGTTCCAAAAGGTGATGAAAACAAGCAGGTTTTTAACGATGCAAAACGGGACTTCACAGCTAAATATAACATTACGTCCTGAAAATCTGGGAGACATGATGGTCAAGTTAACCCAAATAAACGGGGAAATGACTGTAAAAATAATGGTTACCTCTCATGCAGCAAAGGAAATGCTTGAGGCAAATATGCATCAACTGAAAAATATGTTTTCACCACAGCAGGTAGTTGTGGAAAAACAGGAAGTAACATCACAGCAGGCTCAAAGCTACCAAAGTGAACAGGAAGAACAATCAATGGACGGACAAGACCAGGGGGATTCAAATCACTCTGAACAGAATGATGATAATCATTCGGACGAAGATTTTGAGTCACAATTTCAAAAAGCTTTAATGAATGAGAAAGTGTAG
- a CDS encoding MotE family protein, which produces MAKDIKKQKEKTNPVLWFLFAIVIPLIVAATLTVIIFTVAGVDVMGWAKNTGNNIPFLSEVITTEKEKDEQRSEKKYQDTIAMKDEEIAQLDQKVSSLESTINELEQEIVKLEKNNSDESETTDSEETSDTSEDSSIQSISSSFKDMDNEQAAQIIQNMEQGLSVSILKNLPNDVRGGILEAMEPESAAELTQLFVNSTE; this is translated from the coding sequence ATGGCAAAAGATATAAAAAAACAAAAAGAGAAAACGAATCCGGTTTTGTGGTTTTTATTCGCAATTGTAATTCCGTTAATTGTTGCTGCAACTCTTACTGTCATCATTTTTACAGTTGCTGGAGTCGATGTGATGGGCTGGGCAAAAAATACTGGTAACAACATCCCCTTTTTATCTGAAGTGATAACCACTGAAAAGGAAAAGGATGAACAGCGATCCGAGAAGAAATATCAGGATACCATCGCAATGAAGGACGAGGAAATCGCTCAACTGGACCAGAAAGTATCCAGTCTGGAATCGACGATAAATGAACTGGAACAGGAAATCGTAAAACTCGAGAAAAATAATTCAGACGAGAGTGAAACAACTGATTCCGAGGAAACAAGTGATACTTCCGAAGACAGTTCGATCCAATCCATATCATCGTCCTTTAAGGATATGGATAATGAACAGGCGGCACAAATCATTCAAAACATGGAGCAGGGTTTATCCGTCTCCATTCTTAAAAATCTACCTAATGATGTGCGGGGCGGAATTCTGGAAGCAATGGAGCCGGAGAGTGCAGCAGAATTAACGCAGTTATTTGTAAACAGTACAGAGTGA